A single window of Helicobacter pylori NCTC 11637 = CCUG 17874 = ATCC 43504 = JCM 12093 DNA harbors:
- a CDS encoding dehypoxanthine futalosine cyclase, whose translation MRINREKILDLMKNAPLKELGQKALRVKQRLHPENLTTFIVDRNINYTNICFVDCKFCAFKRTLKEKDAYVLSYEEIDQKIEELLAIGGTQILFQGGVHPQLKIDYYENLVSHIAQKFPTITIHGFSAVEIDYISKISKLSLKEVLERLKNAGLSSIPGAGAEVLSDRVRDVIAPKKLSSDRWIEVHRMAHLCGIKSTATMMFGSVDNEEDVVEHLQRVRDLQDETGGFRAFILWSFQPNNTPLKEEIPSIKKASSNRYLRYLACSRIFLDNIQNIQSSWVTQGSMIGQLALLFGANDLGSVMMEENVVKAAGTSFCMNEAGMIELIEDIGSVAAKRNTAYEILKRYPAKAKV comes from the coding sequence ATGCGCATTAACAGAGAAAAAATTTTAGATCTAATGAAAAACGCACCCTTGAAAGAATTAGGGCAAAAGGCTTTGAGAGTGAAGCAACGCTTGCACCCTGAAAACTTGACGACTTTTATTGTGGATAGGAATATCAATTACACCAATATTTGTTTTGTGGATTGCAAGTTTTGCGCGTTCAAACGCACCTTAAAAGAAAAAGACGCCTATGTGTTGAGCTATGAAGAAATTGATCAAAAGATTGAAGAATTGCTCGCTATTGGCGGCACGCAGATCCTTTTTCAAGGGGGGGTGCACCCGCAGCTCAAAATAGACTATTATGAAAATTTAGTCAGCCATATCGCTCAAAAATTCCCCACCATCACCATTCATGGTTTTAGCGCGGTTGAAATTGATTACATTTCTAAAATCTCTAAATTGTCTTTAAAAGAAGTTTTAGAAAGGTTGAAAAACGCCGGTTTAAGCTCCATTCCAGGAGCGGGAGCAGAGGTATTAAGCGATAGGGTGCGCGATGTGATCGCTCCTAAAAAATTGAGCAGTGATCGCTGGATTGAAGTGCATAGAATGGCGCATCTTTGCGGGATTAAAAGCACGGCTACCATGATGTTTGGGAGCGTGGATAATGAAGAAGATGTGGTGGAGCATTTACAGAGAGTGCGCGATTTGCAAGATGAAACCGGCGGCTTTAGGGCTTTTATTTTATGGAGCTTTCAGCCCAACAACACCCCCTTAAAAGAAGAAATCCCAAGCATTAAAAAAGCGAGTTCCAATCGGTATTTACGCTATTTGGCATGCAGTAGGATTTTTTTAGATAACATTCAAAACATACAAAGCTCATGGGTTACTCAAGGCTCTATGATAGGGCAGTTAGCCTTATTGTTTGGAGCGAATGATTTAGGGAGTGTGATGATGGAGGAAAATGTAGTGAAAGCGGCCGGAACGAGTTTTTGCATGAATGAAGCGGGAATGATAGAGCTTATTGAAGACATTGGGAGCGTGGCGGCTAAGCGAAACACCGCCTATGAAATCTTAAAGCGTTATCCGGCTAAAGCAAAGGTATAA